A stretch of DNA from Kangiella sediminilitoris:
GTGCCCACCTAGCTCTAATTCTTTATTTGATGCCTGCAATACAACGGCGATTGCGTTCCAACGGATAATGGCGCGCAAACGACGTTCCATTTCCTGGTCGCCAGGCATATGAGCTTCTTGCGATGGAGGAATAGTATTTAGATAAGCCGTTGTTAAATCAAACGGTAAATTAGCACCAGCTCGACGTGCTTTCGCTACTAATTTTTCTAATAAGAAGTGCGCCCGCTCGACACCCTCTTCTGCCATGACTGCATCCAGTGCGTCGATCCACTCCTGGGTTTCGATTGGGTCCACATCTGCTTCTGATGCATTTTGTTTTAAATCGTTCTCAGACATATTTATCGCCTTAATGACAGCCGCACATCATTTAATTAACATGCGTTAACTATATTCATTGCTTTTCACAAAGCCATCATCTTAGTCAAAATGTCCTGAAAAAGATACCGTTTCGGGCAAAAACCAAGCAGTTTTGCTTACTGGTCTGACCTAAATGAAACGCCTTACCATAATTAACATGTGTTAGCTATTTAGACAAAAGTCCAACCCAGTAAAGACGCTATAGCAATCACAGCGAATAATATAACCCCGGATCTTTGTGAAAGGGATATTGCACAATGATTTTCCGATGCGACACCATTTTCCGTGCTTCTCTGGCCCATACTGGCTACGGCGGTGTCGATCAGTAGTTTTTTACCTGAGACATCGAGATCAAAATACTCACTTTTGATCTTATCAATACCATGCGCCATATCACCCGCCAGTAGGTAACATAAGGCTGAGACCCGGCAAGCAACCCATTCCATAAAGTACAATACTTTCTTACCCACATTTCCAAGAGAAGCTTCTTGTTCTTGCCAAAGCAGCATTCTATATAACAGTGCCCCTGCAGGACCAAGAAATACAAACCAGATTGCCACACTGAAGTACTGACTCTCCACGTTATAAAAAATGCTATCAGTTACCTGCTTTATCATTTGCTCTTCAGTATCGGCTTCTTTACCGGTGTAAGTTTTTGCGTACTCATAAGCGGCCTGCGGATCATCTTTATCCTCAAGTGCTTTAAAGAAGTTTTCAAGCTGCTTGCTAGGCAGCTGTGGACCGAAAGCGTGGACTAATATCAGAACCATTAAAGCAAGTACGATCAAAGATGCGATGAACCCATCATCAAAAAGTTTAAACAGGATAAATATAGCGATAGTCGGTATAAAAACTTCAACAGACTCACGTACCCAGCCACGGTACCAGGACTTATCCCCAAAAGTTTTTTTCAATAGCCTGGAGTAACTAAAATACCAATTATCGCTACTCAGTTTGTCACGGGTAGTAGACTGATTACTGTGGTAATAGCGCTCGATTAATATTGCTATAACCAATGCTAGCAGTGCCATTGTTTTCATCCTTTATCGTTAGTTGTCGATGCACATGTTTGTTATACCATAGACTATCGTAGATGTTCAGCTGTTACTCAAAGTCGGGGAGAAACCTAAAAT
This window harbors:
- the ampE gene encoding regulatory signaling modulator protein AmpE, with the translated sequence MALLALVIAILIERYYHSNQSTTRDKLSSDNWYFSYSRLLKKTFGDKSWYRGWVRESVEVFIPTIAIFILFKLFDDGFIASLIVLALMVLILVHAFGPQLPSKQLENFFKALEDKDDPQAAYEYAKTYTGKEADTEEQMIKQVTDSIFYNVESQYFSVAIWFVFLGPAGALLYRMLLWQEQEASLGNVGKKVLYFMEWVACRVSALCYLLAGDMAHGIDKIKSEYFDLDVSGKKLLIDTAVASMGQRSTENGVASENHCAISLSQRSGVILFAVIAIASLLGWTFV